In Babesia microti strain RI chromosome IV, complete genome, the sequence aagtACAAATCTCCGACACAAACACTCAATAACGTTTAATTCTTTTAAAAATGGTCAATGTAATTTGGTGCCAATTTAGTGGGGGCgtctatttttattactaACCGATGTATCATTATTTACTAGTtaagtatattttacagtatcaaatattttattatttagagTGGgttgtttaatataatgtGTGCTTGTATTGAAATGGTTAAAATAGTGTTAACCTTCGTGCATGAATGTTACATTTAAGACTTCATTATTCAACTGCAGAAAATTTGGTAACCAGTCATAAATTGATACTAGACGTTTTGCTTGCTCATTTAAACCTGTGTAAATTAAGCTATTACCTAAAATAACCAGAGCAGCTACATATGCTTCAATACATGAAAGTTCGAATGGTTTACCGTAATGGGTTGGATTTGATGCTATTAGTTTGGGTAGTAATCTAAAGTTTTTTGTTTTTAGCTTCTTGAAGGGTACCTTGTCCAGTTGATTCCAGGAACAATCGATTGCTGCCAAACCGCGGGAGGCTGTTTGAATATCTTTGGGCATTATAACAGTTTTGGCACTGGGCGACAATACTATGCCATGGAATGTAGAATTTAGCTTCAATGGATGGACTATGCCCAGTCTTAATAGCTTCCTTCCGGTACATTTCTTAGAGTCACACTGTTTAAAGTCCCACaagtataattttatacaatttaactGTAATTTATCCACACTAGTCGTCGGAGATTCATTGTCTGTATCTTGATGGGCATTGTAATCATCAGAATCCCCTGTGAATTCTGATGATTTCATATGTTTGATATTTCCGTTATTGTGATCAacattttttgcaataaCAGACCTATATAGGTCGTGAATTGTGGGCTTGCTCATAGTCACTATTAGTAGCCCATAACCTATGGCTTGATACTGATACTCAATGTAGTGTTTCATACTACGTATCAGAGATGAGTAGGTAATACCATGGATAATGATACtattaattttgacaatgaaTCCATAGCAAAACATTTGTACGAGATTAGTTCTGGTGTCTCTAACATATCTCCTACGATTGATTTGAAAATTAGTACCAATAAGAGCTTCGTAATCTCAATTCTGGGTGTCAGTAATCCTACAAAATGGTTGGCAATCAGAAAGTCTCTGCAGAAATCTGGTCTAAAATATGAACTAATCGAACTAAATGCTGTTTATTTCAATGACGATGTTAAACTGCTTAAACAGTTCCTGAGtgatattgaaaaaatttgtgGTTGTATCCCAACAACCAATCTAAATCTTCTTTCCTACAAACAGAGATTAACTGCGTGTTTGGACATCTTGCAAAAGGTTGATAAATTCGTAGTGCTAGTGCTTCTGAACGCAGATAAGTGCGTTAAGGCTCATAAAAGAGGAAAGGTAAGTAAGCAGGTCTTCCTTTACACATTAGTGGATTCCATTGTTGTTAATTCGCCAATAGGcataatatttgataacaGTGATCTGCTATTCACTGATAAATTGGAGAAGAGGGTTAAATCAAGATTCATTTCAAATTGTGAGTTTGCCACTCCAATCACCAAGGATAGAATATCCAAATTGGCAATGTCAGCAAAATTAGATAGCGGcgaattgaataaatattacgATTTAATGACATTGCATGGCTATGATGGTATTACTGTtatgaaacaaattttttattcaaaattgtcaGACACCGCACTATCTATGCCGTTTTCACAGGTAGGCATCATTAGTTGATGTAGAAAGATTATATACTGAAAATACTACAGACACTTGGCATATACGAACATTTGGTGCTAATCTGCTTGGTGTCATTTCATTTGGAGATGAAAAGCCCCAAAACCCTGTTTATGATATATGACGAAGTTAAACGACTGTACAGATTGGATAATGAACAACTACCACCTTTTCAAACGATAACACGTGCCTTTATTGGATTAATCCAACAAACTGTGCTAGAATGGTCGCTTGCTGAATCCAAAACATTCGTTTCAATTTCTAACACTCCGTGCAGATTTCCGATGCACAGGATATATAAAAGCATGGTTTTAAATGGAGATTTGAAGGTCCAAACTAAGATGATCAAGTGGATAAGTTAGATCTGGAAGATTTACAACGCAATTTATCGCATGAAATTTCGATTATTAACACGTTTTGTGGTACTTTTGATAGTCCacttttattttttattatagggtaaatttgttttaatatattcttaTAAGAAATATTAGGAAATAAAAACAATGCATTggttaaattttaaatatcgATCATATTGGGTCTAAATTTTAgtaaaatgaatttattaataaacCATTTACACGCGCgataaattgacaattaatgTGGAATATGATGATGAAGGTTTTTAGgttaaaatgatatatttgaatgaattataaattttaattgacagatttaaatatttgcaatataACTCTATAAACTATGCATTAGAATTATTGAAGTTTTGATGTAAAATGACATGATCTTAAAGATCAGTTATAAGAATTGAGCATgtttataaacaattacatatattgtgCAATAATAGGTGCGTGACATTTAAAATGAGTGAGTGAGTAGAATATTTTGATTGTTCAACAATATAACCACGTAATTGTATGTAAAACAATGAATTTATGTGTAATGCTGTGAAAATAGTGTAGAGGCATTATATTAAACGGTGATACAACGTAAAATGAACTAGTTCTATAAGATGATAAGGTGTGGTGAGAATTTTATGCTATTAGAAAAGCAAATGAAGGCTAAGTATGtgatttataaaaatcCAGGAGTGTAGATTAACTTGTGGATGGGAATAGCCCGATAATTACAAGATGACAGATTCTGAGACCGAGAGCTACGAGGAATCTGTTGGTGAAACTCCGGAGGAGAGGATTGAAGCAgcaaatgaaattaaggCCAAGGGAAATGAAGCCTTCAAGATCAAAGACTTTCAAAACgccaaaaaattatatgagGTATAACATTCGGATgtcatattttatatttatgtcaTTCATGATTTACTTTCCCGCTTAaagttgtaaattataaactattaatttactaaataattaatatatttgcCATGTAACCACATATTCGTACACAGTAACATTATGTAGTtatgattattatataatgtatagatatataaattcatctaaataattatttaatacacTTTTTAATTacgataaaattataatgtagGAAGCTATTGAAAGATTGTATGATGCCAAACCAGAGCTCGAAGCAGCGCTTCACAACAATGCCGCCGCCGCGTGTTTAGCTATGAACGAATATTTTGAGGCCATAAGGCACACTGATGAAGTTCTGCATCTAGAACCGCAAAATGAAAAGGCTCTTTATCGTTGTGCCCAAGCGAAACTTATGTGCGGTTATCCTGTTGAGGCCAAGCAGTATGCTGCTTCCTTGCTTAAAATAAAACCAACTAGTGCGGATGCCAGGAGGATTATAAAGGAGGCAAATGCTAAGATTTTAGTCTATGAGAACAAGCAGAAGCAAGTAAGACACCTTGCATGAagtttaaaattttaaatttggaaattcaTGGAATTAATAGTCTCAAATAATCCATCCACCCCAATCAATACCTTTAAATCACACATCCAATTTCATGTGTAAAACATGTGCtttgatttaaatatagaattTTTGACGTTTATTACATGGGTTTATTTTtgtagataaaattatttttcatGGTTAATAAACtgttaaattatacaaatcatCAATCTCATTATGTTTATCAGCGAGAACAAATCCAGCGGAATGTATGATATATTGCAGTTTCTTCGCActatagatatatttataatgtgacataaatataatagtttacccaaaattttttaatatgaataaatatgcGTATTTCGacaatttataatgttTTGATGTTTTAAAGTTGAAATCTcataatatcattttggTAAACTGACACAGGCATTCCGCGGTATATTTGCCAAAACTGCTGGGATGTACGAAGATGTTGATAAGAAACAGATGGATAGAAAGATGGAAAAGTACGAAAGGGCGATGCGTCAAAGAGAAGGAAAGGGCCTAGAGAGAGTGGATATGAAAACATGGGagaatgaattaattgaaCGCAAACAAGCCCGCGAGGAGGCTAGAAAAAATGCAGAGAGTGAAGAAGGTTCGACGCCATCCTCACAACCATCGACTAAAGCAGATGAGTTGGATGAAGAGGATAAAAAGATTATTAGTGAAACTAAAAAGATGGGGTATTGCTACTTCAAAGAGCATGCTGATAAGGTGGAACAGCATCtcaaatcattcaaatcaCAAAACTCCATCCATACCACACCTGAAGTAGCTGAGGTTAAGGAAAACAAGGCTATATCTTCCTGGAACGCACATGCCACGACTTACGAG encodes:
- a CDS encoding hypothetical protein (overlaps_old_locusTagID:BBM_III07860;~overlaps_old_locusTagID:BBM_III07865) produces the protein MDNDTINFDNESIAKHLYEISSGVSNISPTIDLKISTNKSFVISILGVSNPTKWLAIRKSLQKSGLKYELIELNAVYFNDDVKLLKQFLSDIEKICGCIPTTNLNLLSYKQRLTACLDILQKVDKFVVLVLLNADKCVKAHKRGKVSKQVFLYTLVDSIVVNSPIGIIFDNSDLLFTDKLEKRVKSRFISNCEFATPITKDRISKLAMSAKLDSGELNKYYDLMTLHGYDGITVMKQIFYSKLSDTALSMPFSQKDYILKILQTLGIYEHLVLICLVSFHLEMKSPKTLFMIYDEVKRLYRLDNEQLPPFQTITRAFIGLIQQTVLEWSLAESKTFVSISNTPCRFPMHRIYKSMVLNGDLKVQTKMIKWIS
- a CDS encoding chaperone binding protein, putative (overlaps_old_locusTagID:BBM_III07870), encoding MTDSETESYEESVGETPEERIEAANEIKAKGNEAFKIKDFQNAKKLYEEAIERLYDAKPELEAALHNNAAAACLAMNEYFEAIRHTDEVLHLEPQNEKALYRCAQAKLMCGYPVEAKQYAASLLKIKPTSADARRIIKEANAKILVYENKQKQAFRGIFAKTAGMYEDVDKKQMDRKMEKYERAMRQREGKGLERVDMKTWENELIERKQAREEARKNAESEEGSTPSSQPSTKADELDEEDKKIISETKKMGYCYFKEHADKVEQHLKSFKSQNSIHTTPEVAEVKENKAISSWNAHATTYEEKDVTKWALEAFDYYIRGTATKINECEATVAILDINDLDGDANISVIRGTKRYMFEFTCSIDLNVMFGDKEEYKLKLHLNDISSELVTGETWKDEMTYSLTGIDKSARAKVSESIELFKELLCTSVSNFFERFKQIS
- a CDS encoding TSR3, pre-rRNA-processing protein TSR3 (overlaps_old_locusTagID:BBM_III07860;~overlaps_old_locusTagID:BBM_III07865); this translates as MFCYGFIVKINSIIIHGITYSSLIRSMKHYIEYQYQAIGYGLLIVTMSKPTIHDLYRSVIAKNVDHNNGNIKHMKSSEFTGDSDDYNAHQDTDNESPTTSVDKLQLNCIKLYLWDFKQCDSKKCTGRKLLRLGIVHPLKLNSTFHGIVLSPSAKTVIMPKDIQTASRGLAAIDCSWNQLDKVPFKKLKTKNFRLLPKLIASNPTHYGKPFELSCIEAYVAALVILGLNEQAKRLVSIYDWLPNFLQLNNEVLNVTFMHEG